Part of the Neorhodopirellula lusitana genome is shown below.
CTACCCCTATCGCAGTTCCGATATCGCGTTTGAGAAACCAGATTTAATGAACACCGACGCACCGGTCCTATTTTCGATCCAAGACGTTTGTAAAGACTACCCGGATGGCAACGTTCGGGCGTTGGATCATGTGAGTTTTAATATTCACGATGGCGAGTACGTTGCGATCATGGGGCCCAGCGGCAGTGGCAAGTCGACATTGCTTAGTATTCTGGGCACGCTGGACAGGCCTACGTCGGGGGCGATTTCGTTTGAAGGCAAGGCGATTGATTCGTCGACTGACTTAGACGCCTTGCGATCAAAGTCGATTGGGTTCGTGTTCCAATCGTTTTATCTGTTGCCCACTTTGACGGCGTTAGAGAACATCCAGGTTCCTATGTTCGGGCGTGGAATGACCGGGGCCGAGCGGATCGAAAAAGCAAAGTTGTTGATCGAGGCGGTTGGGATGAGCGAACGGTCCAAGCACCTGCCCAAGCAGTTGTCGGTGGGGCAACGCCAGCGGATCGCGATTGCTCGTTCGCTAGCCAATGACCCGCGATTGTTGTTGGCCGACGAGCCGACCGGGAATCTGGATACGGTCACCGCGAACGGCATTTTGGAGTTGTTTGCGAACCTGCACGATGAATTGAAGATGACCTTGGTCACGGTCACACACAGTGAAGAGGTTGCCGGTGCGGCGCAGCGAGTTCTTCGCATGCGAGATGGTAAAATTGAATCGGATAGCGCCCAGGTTGCTGGTGTCTGATTCCAGTCGGGTGTCGCTTGATCGGGATCGATGAGGTGACGTGTGGCAGGCGAGTTGCCCCGATTTCGCGTGAACGCTTCCGCTTGTTCACTTCAAGAAATATCTATAAACGGGTGATTCGGGACCATGATGCACGACTCGATATTGCGACAACCGATGCGATGGTTTCGGGTCGAGGGACCCGTGTCACGGCAAGAGTACTTGCAACTTGGATTTGCACTTGGGTTTTTGAAATACTTTGTCGAGGTGTTGGTGGTTGGCTTTTTGACTGGCCGATTCTTCACACCTTTGGATTTCGTGAACCCCTGGTTGAACTCCAAGGCAGAGTTCTTAAACGACATGCCGGGGGCCGCGGTGGTTTGGCTGTTGTTCACGCTGCCGTTTGTCGCCGTTGCCGTATCGATGAGTATTCGACGGGCTTCCGACGCGGGTTTGAGTCCGTGGCTTGGGCTGGCGATGTTGGTTCCGCTGGTGAATCTGTTGTTCATGTCAGTGCTGTCGATAGTGCCGACGTACGATCCCGAACTGGAAGCGGAACTCGACTTGTCGAGTGCTGCTGTGACAGCCGCATTTACGCCGCCAGCATTACAAGAAGACGATGATGTTGCGGTGCCTCGCTATGGCGATCATGGGCTTTCCAGGACTGCCGCTTTCATGCGGGGTTTGGGGGCTGGTTGTGCGATGCAGGTTTTCACCGGTTTGGTGAGTGTTTGGGTTCTGCAAGAGTACGGTTTCATTTTGTTTTTCACCGCCCCGGTGGTCGCTGGAGCGATTTCGGGAGCGGTTTTCAATCGTGGTTACCGTTGGCGTAAGAGGAGTTTGTTTGGACTGATCGCTTTGATGAACTTCGTTTCGTTTGTCTTGATGTTGGCGGTGGGTTTGGATGGCGCGATTTGTTTGTTGATGGCGTTCCCGTTGCTTTTCCCACTTAGCTTCTTTGGCGGTTTGGCGGGACGCGCGATCGTGGGTGTGATGCATAAGGGGCGTGACGATCGACGAGGAATGATTGGCGCGGCGATCATGTTGCCGCTGTGTTTGCTTTTGGAACCGCTTGATGATCAACGTGCTTTGCACCGTGTGGACACCACGGTGCTGATTGACGCGGCGACGCCGGAGGTTTGGCAGCAAGTGGTCGCGTTCCCGGAAATCACAGAACAACCAGCATGGTTTTTCCGTTTGGGAATCGCCGCACCGATCCGGGCGAGGATTGAAGGAACCGGTGTGGGGGCATGTCGTTTTTGCGAGTTCACGACGGGCGCGTTTGTCGAACCGATTACGACATGGCAGGCACCCAAGGACGGCAGTCAGCTAGGATTGCTGGCTTTTGATGTGACCGAACAACCGCTACCGATGGAAGAGTGGACTCCGTTTTCGGGCTTGCATCCGCCGCACCTGGACGATGGTTTTGTGAGTCGGCGTGGACAGTTCTTGTTGGAGCCGATTGGCAACGGCAAAACACGTTTAACCGGAACGACCTGGTACGATATCGATGTCAGACCCAGGTTGTATTGGAAGGCTTGGGCGGACCCAACCATTCACGCAATTCACTACCGCGTGCTCGGTCACATTCAAAATGTTTGCGAGGAACCGATTGAAAGCGAGTCTCGTCTGGGGCGATGATGATCTCGCGCTCGGCCGCTGACAAATCGGTTCCCGTCGAGGAAGTATCGCAGCGGCAGATCGGTGGCACTCGAGATCCCGATCCGTGAAGTGGTCGTGATCGCGTCGTCACTGAACTGAAAAAGTGACGCAACATTCCAATCACTGTCGGACAACGGATTGATCCCGTCGCTTTCCATTTGAACTCCCAATGCTTGGCAAAGCATGCCCGGGCCGGACGTTAACCGCTGTCTGTTTTCGGTGCCACGCAACGCTTGCATGGTTTCGACGCCAAAGGCTGGCTGGAGTGCTCGGATTAGAACAGCCGATCCAATACCCTCGGGTTCGGTAACAAAGTTCACGCAATGTTTTGCGTGAATCGTGTAGACGTACAGACTTCCGGGTGGACCGAACATGCTTTGATTGCGTCTCGGTTTTCCCGAGACGGTGGTCGCTCCGCCGTGGCTGTGGCTAGCTGGATCGTTTGTCGAAAGATAGGCCTCCGTTTCAACGATCACACCGCCTACCCAGACAGAGCCATTGGGCGTCGTCAGTCGGTGTTGGATCGAGCATCCGATCAGTTCACGCGCAACCCGTGCGGGTGATCGATCGAAAAACGATGCGGGAAGAGGTGTGCGCATAAAAAACCTCATCGGCGAACCGATGAGGTGAGTTGAAAGTGCTAGCGATCAAACAGCTTAGTTGGCTGCCATCGCGATCACATACGTTTCCATTTGATCGATAATCGACTGGAGGTACTCGCTATCCGAATCGCTTAATCGTGCGAACGGCACCGTGCAGGTTTTGCCATTGGCCTTCAGCAGTTTGATGTGATCGTCGGCGATCCGAATCAAACGTCCTTCGGTGCGGTAGAGGCCGGTGTTATCGATCCAAACGCGTGACTCCGTGTTCTCGAGTGCATCGTTGGTAGTGCGAGTATCGGAAACGACTTGGACGGCCGGTTCAGGTGTCGCGATTTCCTCCAGAGCGGGCTGGTCAGTTTGGCCAAACAGATCATCCAGATCGGATGTGGTTTCGCTATCCGCTGGTGGATCACCGAACAGATCATCCAATCCGCCATCGGCAGGTGCTTCAGGCATGCTGGGCGAGTCTGCTGGTGGGTCGCCGAACAGATCGTCGAGGCCGGAAGCGGGTTCTTGTTCAGCTGGTGCGTCCATGGCAGGTTCATCTGCGGGTGATCCGAACAGATCATCCAGGCCTGAATCTCCAGCAGGTTCGGCTGGCATCTCAGTCGGCATTTCAGGTGCATCGCCACCAAACAGATCGTCGAGGCCACCGTCGGTGGCGGGCTCATCGGCCGGAGCGGCTGGTTCACCGAACAAGTCGTCCATCGATTCGGCTGGTTCGGGAGCAGCTGGCTCTGGGGTGGGAGCGGCGGGTTCGGGTTCCGGAGCAACAGGTTCTGGAGCAACGGGTTCCGGCATGGCGGGTTCCGGAGCAGCAGGTTCAGCTGGTGGATCGGCGAACAGATCGTCCATCGATTCGGCTGGCTCATCCGGGACGGTGTCCGGAACTGGCGTTGGCTCAGGCTGTGCAGGTTCCGCTGGCATTGGCTCAGTAGGAGCGTCGAATGGGCTTGGCTCACTGGTGGAGCTGTCGGCATCCGATTCTTCAGTTGCAATCGCAGGCGGTGCTTGATTCATTTCTTCCGTTGGAGGCTTAGCCGACGAAGTTTTGTCAGCGTCCGACTCGATTTCGGGGGCCTCGACGATTTGTGCGTCTTCGATGGGGGGAGCGTCCATCATTGGCGAATCGGCGGGAAGTTCGAGGCTGTTTGGCACAGCGTCGTACGGTTCCGGGGTGATCATCGAGCCATCGATGATGGTGCCTTCGATAACCGTTTCACCCATGTAGGAGTCGCTAAGCATGGGGATGCTTTCGGTTTCGCAACCAGCACAGCATCCCGATCCATCGGCTGGAATCATGGATTCGACTGGGAATTCGACGGGCGCCGCATCGCAACAGGCGGGTTGTGGATCACAACAAGCGACTGTTTCTTGGCAAGGTGCGGGGCAAAGAGGGGGGGCTTCGCAGCACGTGGTTGGTGCTGGAATGCAGGCCGGTGGGGTACCGCAACCATGCATTCGCTTGATCAGCCAACCAGCTGAAGCGGGGCTAATAGTTACAAAAGTGGCCAGGGTGACTACGAGAGTCCACTGCAGGGCTCGGCGAATTGAACGCTTCATCGTGATCTCAGGTGGGTTTGCAAAGGGCAAAGTTAAGGGCAGATTATTCGTTGATTGCAAGGCATCCTAGTTACGGGGGGGCGACCAAACAACTATTTTTTTCCGTCGAGGAAGACGGGATTGACCGGAAATGTGCCTCCTGGACGGAGACTCTGAATTGTAGCGATTACGAGGATTCGTCTCGTCATTGCGGTGAATTTCGGTCAAACTGGGTGTCGACCCCATTTTCCCGACTCACTTCTCTCCTTTTTGGGCACCTGCCACCCATGCTGCGGATCGTCCAAAGCCTGTTTTCTTCGATGAGCCTGGAACGCAAGTGTTTGCTGTTCTTCGGTTCCGCGTTGGTGGTTTTGATGTGCGGGTCGTTTTGTGTCGTTTTGCTATTGGCGGACCGTTTTGTCAGCATGACCACGCAGCAACAGGCTCGTGACGCGGCGGCGACCGAGATGATGCTTCTACATGCTGACGCGATCTACAACGAGAATGTCTCGCCCGATCGGATGGAGCTTCAGGACCAGAAAATTCAGGCGTTACGATCTCAATTGCTTAGCGAGGACATTCAGTTCGACATTCTCGGATTGGAGGACCCCCAGCCCTTTGACAATCTTGCTGCACCTCGGCCACCGGAGTCGGATGCCGAGCGGCGAATCTTGGAAGAGCTGGAGCCGCTGTTTCGAGCACGCTTGGCCAATCGATTGCGGGAAGACCAGCCTGTCAATGGACTGGGCGGTGCGTCATCGGTCGGAGCCCCATCAACGGCAGCGTCGCCGTCCGGGTTAGCTCAACGAGTGAACCTTGCCGACGACGCAGCAATGAGTCGGATTGGTCCCGGTAACCGACCGTTGTTTAAAGCTCTTGGACCAGTACGGGGACGCTATACCTATTACGAGCCGGTTTTCATTACCCAGGATTGCATTGCCTGTCACACGCCGACAGGGACAACGATCGCTTTGTCGGCGGACGTGGATCCCGCAACCCGTGCTGCGGAACTGCCCTATCGGGTGAAGCGGGTCAGCATGCCCGATGAAAAGATTTTGAACGACACTACTCAGATCCGTGCGACCGTT
Proteins encoded:
- a CDS encoding ABC transporter ATP-binding protein, with the protein product MNTDAPVLFSIQDVCKDYPDGNVRALDHVSFNIHDGEYVAIMGPSGSGKSTLLSILGTLDRPTSGAISFEGKAIDSSTDLDALRSKSIGFVFQSFYLLPTLTALENIQVPMFGRGMTGAERIEKAKLLIEAVGMSERSKHLPKQLSVGQRQRIAIARSLANDPRLLLADEPTGNLDTVTANGILELFANLHDELKMTLVTVTHSEEVAGAAQRVLRMRDGKIESDSAQVAGV
- a CDS encoding DUF805 domain-containing protein; the protein is MRWFRVEGPVSRQEYLQLGFALGFLKYFVEVLVVGFLTGRFFTPLDFVNPWLNSKAEFLNDMPGAAVVWLLFTLPFVAVAVSMSIRRASDAGLSPWLGLAMLVPLVNLLFMSVLSIVPTYDPELEAELDLSSAAVTAAFTPPALQEDDDVAVPRYGDHGLSRTAAFMRGLGAGCAMQVFTGLVSVWVLQEYGFILFFTAPVVAGAISGAVFNRGYRWRKRSLFGLIALMNFVSFVLMLAVGLDGAICLLMAFPLLFPLSFFGGLAGRAIVGVMHKGRDDRRGMIGAAIMLPLCLLLEPLDDQRALHRVDTTVLIDAATPEVWQQVVAFPEITEQPAWFFRLGIAAPIRARIEGTGVGACRFCEFTTGAFVEPITTWQAPKDGSQLGLLAFDVTEQPLPMEEWTPFSGLHPPHLDDGFVSRRGQFLLEPIGNGKTRLTGTTWYDIDVRPRLYWKAWADPTIHAIHYRVLGHIQNVCEEPIESESRLGR
- a CDS encoding DNA-3-methyladenine glycosylase, encoding MRTPLPASFFDRSPARVARELIGCSIQHRLTTPNGSVWVGGVIVETEAYLSTNDPASHSHGGATTVSGKPRRNQSMFGPPGSLYVYTIHAKHCVNFVTEPEGIGSAVLIRALQPAFGVETMQALRGTENRQRLTSGPGMLCQALGVQMESDGINPLSDSDWNVASLFQFSDDAITTTSRIGISSATDLPLRYFLDGNRFVSGRARDHHRPRRDSLSIGSSQTF
- a CDS encoding SHD1 domain-containing protein, with the protein product MIPADGSGCCAGCETESIPMLSDSYMGETVIEGTIIDGSMITPEPYDAVPNSLELPADSPMMDAPPIEDAQIVEAPEIESDADKTSSAKPPTEEMNQAPPAIATEESDADSSTSEPSPFDAPTEPMPAEPAQPEPTPVPDTVPDEPAESMDDLFADPPAEPAAPEPAMPEPVAPEPVAPEPEPAAPTPEPAAPEPAESMDDLFGEPAAPADEPATDGGLDDLFGGDAPEMPTEMPAEPAGDSGLDDLFGSPADEPAMDAPAEQEPASGLDDLFGDPPADSPSMPEAPADGGLDDLFGDPPADSETTSDLDDLFGQTDQPALEEIATPEPAVQVVSDTRTTNDALENTESRVWIDNTGLYRTEGRLIRIADDHIKLLKANGKTCTVPFARLSDSDSEYLQSIIDQMETYVIAMAAN